The Terracoccus luteus genome includes a region encoding these proteins:
- a CDS encoding bifunctional methylenetetrahydrofolate dehydrogenase/methenyltetrahydrofolate cyclohydrolase produces the protein MTAQILDGKATLASIKTDLRARVEALTARGVTPGLGTVLVGDDPGSHWYVGAKHRDCADLGITSLRRDLPATATQAEVEAVIDELNADPACTGFLVQQPTGLDEMALLSRVLPEKDVDGLHPMNLGWLVLGRPAPLPCTPMGCVELLRHHGVPLDGARVVVVGRGLTVGRPLGLILTRRSENATVTLCHTGTKDLAAEVRRADVVVAAAGVPNVITADMVKPGAAVLDVGVSRVDGAIAGDVAADVAEVAGWVSPNPGGVGPMTRAMLLTNIVAAAEARAAAADAA, from the coding sequence GTGACGGCACAGATCCTCGACGGCAAGGCGACGCTCGCCAGCATCAAGACCGATCTCCGAGCCCGGGTCGAGGCGCTCACCGCCCGAGGCGTCACCCCCGGTCTCGGCACCGTGCTGGTCGGTGACGACCCCGGCAGCCACTGGTACGTCGGGGCGAAGCACCGTGACTGTGCCGACCTCGGCATCACGAGCCTGCGCCGCGACCTGCCCGCGACGGCCACGCAGGCCGAGGTCGAGGCCGTCATCGACGAGCTCAACGCGGACCCCGCGTGCACCGGCTTCCTCGTGCAGCAGCCCACCGGCCTCGACGAGATGGCACTGCTCTCGCGGGTGCTGCCGGAGAAGGACGTCGACGGCCTGCACCCGATGAACCTCGGCTGGCTCGTGCTCGGCCGCCCCGCCCCGTTGCCGTGCACCCCGATGGGCTGCGTCGAGCTGCTGCGCCACCACGGCGTGCCGCTCGACGGCGCCAGGGTGGTCGTCGTCGGCCGCGGCCTCACCGTCGGGCGCCCGCTCGGGCTCATCCTCACCCGTCGCAGCGAGAACGCGACGGTGACCCTGTGCCACACCGGCACGAAGGACCTCGCCGCCGAGGTGAGGCGCGCCGACGTCGTCGTCGCCGCCGCCGGGGTGCCGAACGTCATCACCGCCGACATGGTCAAGCCCGGCGCCGCCGTGCTCGACGTCGGGGTCAGCCGCGTCGACGGCGCGATCGCCGGTGACGTGGCCGCCGACGTCGCCGAGGTCGCCGGCTGGGTCAGCCCCAACCCCGGCGGCGTGGGGCCGATGACCCGCGCCATGCTCCTGACCAACATCGTCGCCGCCGCCGAGGCGCGGGCGGCCGCCGCCGACGCGGCCTGA
- a CDS encoding malate dehydrogenase: MSTTPSAAPVKVAVTGAAGQIGYSLLFRIASGALLGPDTPVELRLLEITPALKTLEGVVMELDDCAFPTLTKVEIGDDPTKVFDGVNHALLVGARPRGPGMERGDLLEANGGIFAPQGKALNEVAADDVHITVTGNPANTNALIAMSNAPDIPTEQFSALTRLDHNRAISQLAARLGVPVTDITKMTIWGNHSATQYPDLFHAEVAGRNAAEAVGDQDWLENTFIPTVAKRGAAIIEARGASSAASAASATIDHARTWVQGTHEGDWVSMAVRSDGSYGVEEGLISSFPVTVEGGRWSIVQGLDIDDFSRARIDASVKELAEERDAVKGLGLI; the protein is encoded by the coding sequence GTGAGCACAACCCCGTCCGCCGCCCCCGTGAAGGTCGCCGTCACCGGCGCTGCCGGCCAGATCGGCTACAGCCTGCTGTTCCGCATCGCGAGCGGCGCCCTGCTCGGCCCCGACACCCCGGTCGAGCTGCGGCTGCTCGAGATCACGCCGGCCCTCAAGACGCTCGAGGGCGTCGTCATGGAGCTCGACGACTGCGCGTTCCCGACGCTCACCAAGGTCGAGATCGGCGACGACCCGACGAAGGTGTTCGACGGCGTCAACCACGCCCTGCTCGTCGGCGCCCGTCCGCGCGGCCCGGGCATGGAGCGCGGCGACCTGCTCGAGGCCAACGGCGGCATCTTCGCCCCGCAGGGCAAGGCCCTCAACGAGGTCGCGGCCGACGACGTGCACATCACGGTCACCGGCAACCCGGCGAACACCAACGCCCTCATCGCCATGAGCAACGCGCCCGACATCCCCACCGAGCAGTTCTCGGCCCTGACGCGCCTGGACCACAACCGCGCCATCAGCCAGCTCGCCGCCAGGCTCGGCGTGCCGGTCACCGACATCACCAAGATGACGATCTGGGGCAACCACTCGGCCACCCAGTACCCCGACCTCTTCCACGCCGAGGTCGCGGGCCGCAACGCCGCCGAGGCCGTGGGTGACCAGGACTGGCTCGAGAACACCTTCATCCCGACGGTCGCCAAGCGCGGCGCCGCCATCATCGAGGCCCGTGGCGCCAGCTCGGCCGCCTCCGCCGCCTCCGCCACCATCGACCACGCCCGCACCTGGGTGCAGGGCACGCACGAGGGCGACTGGGTCTCGATGGCCGTGCGGTCCGACGGTTCCTACGGCGTCGAGGAGGGTCTCATCTCGAGCTTCCCCGTCACCGTCGAGGGCGGCCGCTGGAGCATCGTGCAGGGTCTCGACATCGACGACTTCTCGCGCGCCCGCATCGACGCCTCCGTCAAGGAGCTCGCCGAGGAGCGCGACGCCGTCAAGGGCCTCGGTCTCATCTGA
- the rfbB gene encoding dTDP-glucose 4,6-dehydratase: MRVLVTGGAGFIGSNFVLRLRETRPDWQVTVIDSMTYAANRESLAPVLDETGDGSVRLVEATIAEAGVVDPLVAECDVVVHFAAESHNDNSLDSPWPFVESNVIGTFTLLEAVRRHDKRLHHISTDEVYGDLELDDPNRFTEATPVNPSSPYSATKAGADLLVRAWIRSFGIKATVSNCSNNYGPRQHVEKFIPRQITGILEGTKPKLYGSGLNVRDWIHVDDHNDAVVAIIEQGRLGETYLIGADGERNNREIVELLLELTGKPADWFEHVNDRPGHDLRYAIDSSKLRAETDWRPRYDDIRAGLAATIDWYRDNPQWWSSAKVDAERTYARLGR; this comes from the coding sequence ATGCGTGTTCTCGTCACCGGCGGTGCCGGCTTCATCGGCTCCAACTTCGTCCTGCGACTGCGCGAGACCCGGCCCGACTGGCAGGTGACGGTCATCGACTCGATGACGTACGCGGCCAACCGCGAGTCGCTCGCCCCCGTCCTCGACGAGACCGGTGACGGCAGCGTACGACTCGTCGAGGCCACCATCGCGGAGGCCGGTGTCGTCGACCCGCTCGTCGCCGAGTGTGACGTCGTGGTGCACTTCGCCGCGGAGTCGCACAACGACAACAGCCTCGACAGCCCGTGGCCGTTCGTCGAGAGCAACGTCATCGGCACCTTCACGCTGCTCGAGGCCGTCCGCCGGCACGACAAGCGGCTGCACCACATCTCCACGGACGAGGTGTACGGCGACCTCGAGCTCGACGACCCGAACCGCTTCACGGAGGCGACCCCGGTCAACCCGTCGAGCCCCTACTCGGCGACGAAGGCGGGCGCTGACCTGCTCGTGCGCGCCTGGATCCGCTCCTTCGGCATCAAGGCCACGGTGTCGAACTGCTCGAACAACTACGGCCCGCGCCAGCACGTCGAGAAGTTCATCCCGCGTCAGATCACCGGCATCCTCGAGGGGACCAAGCCTAAGCTCTACGGCTCGGGTCTCAACGTGCGCGACTGGATCCACGTCGACGACCACAACGACGCCGTCGTGGCGATCATCGAGCAGGGCCGCCTCGGCGAGACCTACCTCATCGGCGCCGACGGCGAGCGCAACAACCGCGAGATCGTCGAGCTGCTGCTCGAGCTGACGGGCAAGCCGGCCGACTGGTTCGAGCACGTCAACGACCGACCCGGCCACGACCTGCGCTACGCCATCGACTCGAGCAAGCTGCGGGCCGAGACCGACTGGCGCCCCCGCTACGACGACATCCGCGCCGGCCTGGCGGCGACCATCGACTGGTACCGCGACAACCCGCAGTGGTGGAGCAGCGCCAAGGTCGACGCCGAGCGCACCTACGCTCGGCTCGGACGGTGA
- a CDS encoding DUF3017 domain-containing protein has product MRWRGSGFVVLGVWWLVALVVAAGVAAIGLGHIRVGGQVVFAAFVVAAVVRLFARPARRAGGLTVRSRALDVVVLLALGIGVLVASATVNLEPGGADRPAGRTGLPTP; this is encoded by the coding sequence ATGAGGTGGCGGGGGAGCGGCTTCGTCGTGCTCGGGGTCTGGTGGCTCGTGGCGCTCGTCGTCGCGGCCGGTGTCGCCGCGATCGGCCTGGGACACATCCGCGTCGGTGGGCAGGTCGTCTTCGCCGCCTTCGTCGTCGCGGCCGTCGTGCGCCTCTTCGCGCGCCCGGCGCGGCGGGCGGGAGGCCTCACGGTGCGCTCGCGGGCGCTCGACGTCGTCGTGCTGCTCGCCCTCGGCATCGGGGTGCTCGTCGCCTCGGCCACCGTCAACCTCGAGCCGGGCGGCGCCGACCGCCCCGCCGGCCGCACCGGCCTTCCCACCCCCTGA
- a CDS encoding lipopolysaccharide biosynthesis protein: MPLQRLRSGFSATLGRAGAVVSASSVLAAGVAFAVNLLMARSLGPDSRGDVALLLSVAYFVTPVTLLGVDRLVLRQGGVGPAHLGGYVLVLNVVAAAGLSIVLGWSAVVVGAVSLCGAMTVVARARALHSGHVRTFALLFVSQQAGILLTSVGLFVAGVTDWRLWALGYCLSAPVFAVVELRSALRRDALPVGRLALTLLPGAVAALVVTRVDRVLLGSLGGAYELGLYVTVATATEPVFWISQALADRRSSTAHDRTGRLAADVAVFTATSTVLSVALWFAVEPLFGPQFAPAKAFIVPLGVAGILLALYRQGVAALVRSASPRRASVVELATAAVALPVYVVAVTRWGAAGAAWGSAVVYLVGLLVSRAAGRGLAPAVPSRPVEGPVLSDPRGTVAAPALPVTQPARAEP, translated from the coding sequence GTGCCGCTGCAGCGCCTGCGGTCGGGCTTCTCGGCCACCCTCGGGCGGGCCGGGGCGGTCGTGTCGGCCAGCTCGGTGCTCGCCGCCGGCGTCGCCTTCGCCGTCAACCTGCTCATGGCCCGCTCGCTCGGCCCCGACAGTCGCGGTGACGTCGCCCTGCTGCTGTCGGTCGCGTACTTCGTCACGCCGGTGACCCTGCTCGGCGTCGACCGGCTCGTTCTGCGCCAGGGCGGGGTCGGACCCGCCCACCTCGGCGGCTACGTCCTCGTCCTCAACGTCGTCGCGGCCGCCGGGCTGTCGATCGTGCTCGGCTGGTCGGCCGTCGTCGTGGGAGCCGTGAGCCTCTGCGGGGCCATGACGGTCGTCGCCCGCGCCCGGGCGCTGCACTCGGGGCACGTGCGCACCTTCGCGCTGCTCTTCGTGAGCCAGCAGGCCGGCATCCTGCTCACGTCGGTCGGGCTCTTCGTGGCCGGCGTCACCGACTGGCGGCTGTGGGCGCTCGGCTACTGCCTCTCCGCCCCCGTCTTCGCCGTCGTCGAGCTGCGGAGCGCCCTGCGCCGGGACGCGCTGCCGGTCGGCCGGCTGGCCCTCACCCTGCTGCCGGGGGCGGTCGCGGCCCTCGTCGTCACGCGGGTCGACCGGGTGCTGCTCGGGTCGCTGGGCGGCGCCTACGAGCTCGGCCTCTACGTCACCGTCGCCACCGCCACCGAGCCGGTGTTCTGGATCTCGCAGGCGCTCGCCGACCGTCGCAGCTCGACGGCCCATGACCGCACGGGGCGGCTGGCGGCCGACGTCGCCGTCTTCACGGCCACCTCGACGGTGCTCTCGGTCGCGCTGTGGTTCGCCGTCGAGCCGCTCTTCGGGCCGCAGTTCGCGCCCGCGAAGGCGTTCATCGTCCCGCTCGGGGTCGCCGGCATCCTGCTCGCGCTCTACCGCCAGGGGGTCGCCGCCCTCGTGCGCTCGGCGTCGCCCCGGCGGGCGAGCGTCGTCGAGCTGGCCACCGCGGCCGTCGCCCTGCCGGTGTACGTCGTGGCCGTGACCCGGTGGGGCGCCGCCGGGGCGGCCTGGGGCTCGGCCGTCGTCTACCTCGTCGGTCTGCTCGTCAGCCGTGCCGCCGGGCGCGGCCTCGCGCCGGCCGTCCCCTCGCGCCCCGTCGAGGGGCCTGTGCTCTCCGACCCCCGCGGCACCGTCGCCGCCCCCGCCCTCCCCGTGACCCAGCCAGCGAGAGCCGAGCCATGA
- a CDS encoding SatD family protein has product MSQKKTQASPPGVTDPHGADDVVLIGDVVASRRAPDRLALHDTLARVIDHVNGDVTALDPLVVTVGDEFQGRFATLGSALAACFGLRLRLAPDVDVRFGLGRGATQTLDARHGIHDGPAYWAARSAIERTKERASRAQTRTARTTYEPPEGDALGVGVAVQSALDCLDLVVGSLSTQSTTILGGLMDGRTQHEIAADLAVSPSAVSQRVRRDGLGVAVDTMTSLSRMP; this is encoded by the coding sequence ATGAGCCAGAAGAAGACTCAGGCTTCACCACCCGGGGTGACCGACCCGCACGGGGCGGACGACGTCGTGCTCATCGGCGACGTGGTCGCGTCGCGCCGGGCGCCCGACCGGCTCGCCCTGCACGACACGCTCGCCCGGGTGATCGACCACGTCAACGGCGACGTGACGGCGCTGGACCCCCTCGTCGTCACGGTCGGCGACGAGTTCCAGGGCCGCTTCGCCACTCTCGGCTCCGCCCTGGCGGCGTGCTTCGGCCTGCGCCTGCGGCTCGCCCCCGACGTCGACGTCCGCTTCGGCCTCGGCCGCGGTGCCACCCAGACGCTCGACGCGCGGCACGGCATCCACGACGGTCCGGCGTACTGGGCGGCGCGCTCCGCCATCGAGCGCACGAAGGAGCGGGCCTCGCGCGCGCAGACGCGCACGGCACGCACGACGTACGAGCCGCCAGAGGGGGACGCACTCGGCGTGGGGGTCGCCGTGCAGTCGGCCCTCGACTGTCTGGACCTCGTGGTTGGCTCTCTCTCGACACAGTCGACGACCATCCTCGGGGGGCTCATGGACGGGCGCACGCAGCACGAGATCGCCGCCGACCTGGCCGTCTCGCCCTCCGCCGTGTCGCAGCGGGTGCGCCGCGACGGGCTCGGCGTCGCCGTCGACACGATGACCTCCCTGAGCCGGATGCCGTGA
- the rfbD gene encoding dTDP-4-dehydrorhamnose reductase, producing the protein MTDQPKRVLVTGAGGMLALDLVRALRDAGHAVTALGRPDLDITDPALCRAGVTGHDLVVNAAAFTAVDDAETNEAAAFAVNAVGPANLARAAHATGARLVQVSTDYVFDGFATEPYTEDHPVAPRSAYGRTKAAGEWAVRAHCPDSWVLRTAWLYGAGGPNFVSTMQRLAGERETLSVVDDQHGQPTSTVDLSDLVVRLVEADAPAGTYHATATGETTWHGFARAVFEHEGLDPERVQPTTTEAFPRPAPRPAWSVLGHASLEAAGVAPIGDWRTGLAAHLAR; encoded by the coding sequence GTGACCGACCAGCCGAAGCGCGTGCTCGTCACGGGGGCGGGCGGCATGCTCGCCCTCGACCTCGTGCGCGCCCTGCGCGACGCCGGCCACGCCGTGACGGCGCTCGGTCGCCCCGACCTCGACATCACCGACCCGGCACTGTGCCGGGCCGGGGTCACCGGTCACGACCTCGTCGTGAACGCCGCCGCCTTCACCGCGGTCGACGACGCCGAGACGAACGAGGCGGCGGCCTTCGCGGTCAACGCCGTCGGGCCGGCCAACCTCGCGCGGGCGGCCCACGCCACCGGCGCACGGCTCGTGCAGGTCTCGACCGACTACGTCTTCGACGGCTTCGCCACGGAGCCCTACACCGAGGACCACCCGGTCGCGCCGCGCTCCGCCTACGGCCGCACCAAGGCCGCCGGCGAGTGGGCCGTGCGGGCCCACTGCCCCGACTCCTGGGTGCTGCGCACGGCGTGGCTCTACGGCGCCGGCGGGCCGAACTTCGTCTCGACGATGCAGCGCCTCGCCGGTGAGCGCGAGACGCTCTCGGTCGTCGACGACCAGCACGGTCAGCCCACGTCGACGGTCGACCTCAGCGACCTCGTCGTGCGGCTCGTCGAGGCCGACGCCCCGGCCGGGACCTACCACGCCACCGCGACCGGCGAGACGACGTGGCACGGCTTCGCCCGCGCCGTCTTCGAGCACGAAGGCCTCGACCCCGAGCGGGTGCAGCCGACGACGACCGAGGCCTTCCCGCGACCGGCCCCGCGCCCGGCCTGGAGCGTGCTCGGTCACGCCAGCCTCGAGGCGGCCGGCGTCGCCCCCATCGGTGACTGGCGCACCGGCCTCGCCGCCCACCTCGCCCGCTGA
- the rfbA gene encoding glucose-1-phosphate thymidylyltransferase RfbA, translating into MKGIILAGGTGSRLHPITRGISKQLMPVYDKPMVYYPLSTLMMAGIREVLVITTPQDADQFERLLGDGAQWGMEISYAVQASPDGLAQAFILGADFIGGDTVALVLGDNIFYGAGLGSRLTDNTAVTGGHIFAYRVSDPTAYGVVEFDDDGTVISIEEKPERPRSNYAVPGLYFYDNDVVGIARGLTPSARGELEITAVNDAYLRRGDLTVSVLPRGTAWFDTGTFDGLMDASSYVHTVEARQGQKIGCIEEIAWRNGWLDDDGLRRHADDQVKSGYGVYLHGLLAERHESRQRGH; encoded by the coding sequence ATGAAGGGGATCATCCTGGCCGGCGGGACGGGCAGCCGCCTGCACCCGATCACGCGCGGCATCAGCAAGCAGCTCATGCCCGTCTACGACAAGCCGATGGTCTACTACCCGCTGTCGACGCTGATGATGGCCGGCATCCGCGAGGTGCTCGTCATCACCACCCCGCAGGACGCCGACCAGTTCGAGCGCCTGCTCGGCGACGGCGCCCAGTGGGGCATGGAGATCTCCTACGCCGTGCAGGCCAGCCCCGACGGCCTGGCCCAGGCCTTCATCCTCGGTGCCGACTTCATCGGCGGCGACACCGTCGCGCTCGTGCTCGGCGACAACATCTTCTACGGCGCCGGCCTCGGGTCGCGCCTCACGGACAACACGGCCGTCACCGGCGGGCACATCTTCGCCTACCGCGTCAGCGACCCGACCGCCTACGGCGTCGTCGAGTTCGACGACGACGGCACGGTCATCTCCATCGAGGAGAAGCCCGAGCGGCCGCGCTCGAACTACGCCGTGCCCGGCCTCTACTTCTACGACAACGACGTCGTCGGGATCGCCCGTGGCCTGACGCCCAGCGCCCGCGGTGAGCTCGAGATCACGGCGGTCAACGACGCCTACCTGCGTCGCGGCGACCTCACCGTCAGCGTGCTGCCCCGCGGCACCGCGTGGTTCGACACCGGCACGTTCGACGGCCTCATGGACGCCAGCTCGTACGTGCACACCGTCGAGGCCCGGCAGGGGCAGAAGATCGGCTGCATCGAGGAGATCGCCTGGCGCAACGGGTGGCTCGACGACGACGGCCTGCGTCGGCACGCCGACGACCAGGTCAAGAGCGGCTACGGCGTCTACCTGCACGGCCTGCTCGCCGAGCGTCACGAGTCGCGGCAGCGGGGTCACTGA
- the aqpZ gene encoding aquaporin Z — MYTPKLTSRLAVEALGTFWLVFIGCGSAIFGAKFVTQSLSDPAPVQLGIGHLGVAIAFGLAVTTMAYGIGHVSGAHFNPAVTIGVAAAKRFPWKDVPLYVVAQLVGGLLAGGALAGVLSSTGLPVTGNLAANGFGEHSPGGFALGAVLLVEALVTAFFVYIVLGVTKADAPVGFAPLAIGFGLLLAHLIAIPVSNASVNPARSTAVAFFNGEGAPGQLWAFWVAPVVGALIAGSTFSFITGEDKAELDIDGTTSDAGNAELDAEGRPVLDS; from the coding sequence GTGTACACCCCCAAGCTGACCTCGCGCCTCGCCGTAGAGGCCCTGGGCACCTTCTGGCTCGTCTTCATCGGCTGCGGGTCGGCGATCTTCGGCGCGAAGTTCGTCACCCAGTCGCTCTCGGACCCGGCGCCGGTGCAGCTCGGCATCGGCCACCTCGGGGTGGCCATCGCCTTCGGCCTCGCCGTCACGACGATGGCGTACGGCATCGGGCACGTCTCCGGGGCCCACTTCAACCCGGCGGTCACGATCGGCGTCGCGGCGGCCAAGCGGTTCCCGTGGAAGGACGTGCCGCTCTACGTCGTCGCCCAGCTCGTGGGTGGGCTGCTGGCCGGCGGTGCCCTCGCCGGGGTGCTGTCGTCGACGGGGCTGCCGGTCACGGGCAACCTCGCGGCCAACGGCTTCGGTGAGCACTCCCCCGGCGGATTCGCCCTGGGCGCAGTACTGCTCGTCGAGGCGCTCGTCACCGCATTCTTCGTCTACATCGTGCTCGGCGTGACGAAGGCCGACGCCCCGGTCGGCTTCGCGCCGCTCGCCATCGGGTTCGGCCTGCTGCTCGCACACCTCATCGCCATCCCGGTGAGCAACGCCTCGGTCAACCCGGCCCGCTCGACCGCGGTCGCCTTCTTCAACGGCGAGGGCGCCCCGGGCCAGCTGTGGGCGTTCTGGGTCGCGCCGGTCGTGGGCGCCCTCATCGCCGGCTCGACGTTCTCGTTCATCACCGGCGAGGACAAGGCCGAGCTCGACATCGACGGCACCACCTCGGATGCCGGGAACGCCGAGCTCGACGCGGAGGGTCGCCCCGTCCTCGACTCGTGA
- a CDS encoding glycosyltransferase family 4 protein yields MKITYIHQHFKRPDQAGGTRSWEFARRLVSDGHAVTMICGGPERATYTEAGFTVVQLPVRYANAMAPWRRLVAFARFMQLATTATYADRGDVVLASSTPLTVAVPALVSTRLRRSAFVLEVRDLWPEAPVALGYLRSRPVIGLALRLERTAYQRARRVIALSPGMAAGVSRVVPGKRVDVVPNACDIELFDLSPADRATVREREGWGDDRVLVYAGSLGAIYDVPWLAGLALAARRQGLRVVVVGDGSELPAARARLRDSGIDPDEVFVGPRSKVEVAGLVAAADAVVSSVVDAPVLEPASINKVFDGLAAARPVVFNHRGWLTDLVTDEGAGLYVGDVDADTAVRQVLDLLTDDLRYRRAVDRARAVASEHFARDTLYGTFRDVLTDAGEPTGARR; encoded by the coding sequence ATGAAGATCACCTACATCCACCAGCACTTCAAACGGCCGGACCAGGCAGGCGGGACCCGCTCGTGGGAGTTCGCCCGGCGGCTGGTCTCCGACGGCCACGCCGTGACCATGATCTGCGGCGGCCCGGAGCGGGCGACCTATACCGAAGCCGGGTTCACCGTCGTTCAGCTGCCGGTGCGCTACGCCAACGCCATGGCCCCCTGGCGGCGGCTCGTCGCCTTCGCGCGCTTCATGCAGCTGGCCACGACGGCGACCTACGCCGACCGCGGGGACGTCGTGCTCGCCTCCAGCACCCCGCTCACGGTCGCGGTGCCCGCGCTCGTCTCGACCCGGCTGCGCCGCAGCGCCTTCGTGCTCGAGGTGCGAGACCTCTGGCCCGAGGCACCGGTCGCCCTCGGGTACCTGCGCTCGCGGCCCGTCATCGGCCTCGCGCTGCGTCTCGAGCGCACCGCCTACCAGCGGGCCCGCCGCGTCATCGCGCTCTCGCCGGGCATGGCCGCCGGGGTGTCGCGGGTGGTGCCGGGCAAGCGGGTCGACGTGGTGCCCAACGCGTGCGACATCGAGCTGTTCGACCTCAGCCCCGCCGACCGGGCGACGGTGCGCGAGCGCGAGGGGTGGGGTGACGACCGGGTGCTCGTCTACGCCGGTTCCCTCGGCGCCATCTACGACGTCCCGTGGCTGGCCGGCCTCGCCCTGGCCGCGCGCCGTCAGGGGCTGCGCGTCGTCGTCGTCGGCGACGGCTCCGAGCTGCCCGCGGCGCGAGCACGACTGCGCGACAGTGGAATCGACCCCGACGAAGTCTTCGTCGGCCCGCGCTCGAAGGTCGAGGTCGCCGGCCTCGTCGCCGCCGCAGACGCGGTGGTCTCCAGCGTCGTCGATGCCCCCGTGCTGGAGCCCGCCTCGATCAACAAGGTGTTCGACGGCCTCGCCGCCGCCCGACCGGTGGTGTTCAACCACCGCGGGTGGCTCACCGACCTCGTCACGGACGAGGGTGCCGGGCTCTACGTCGGGGACGTCGACGCCGACACCGCCGTCCGACAGGTCCTCGACCTGCTGACCGACGACCTGCGCTACCGGCGGGCCGTCGATCGGGCCCGAGCGGTCGCCTCCGAGCACTTCGCCCGAGACACGCTGTACGGCACCTTCCGCGACGTGCTGACGGATGCCGGTGAGCCGACGGGCGCACGCCGGTGA
- a CDS encoding O-antigen ligase family protein, which translates to MALYLSLLAGRFSLDRLGDGLPDFDLRWGALGLCGLGYAWWRTQHMTYGRRVTASPVAGFTWFVGWSGWLAVSALWAPPGSRASDAVVDLVLLVAFAALTVATARRLPTGSLDVVWTCLVVTGALYLVGALVAGPGAQGRYAAFGGGPNVFVRVMILAVLACFYLAIVKKRRLLLVAVPPLIVGSLLAGSRGGLVALLAVALLFGRRLWRQLGRGLRHTLVFLAVLALGAVAASGLRLSFDGVVYQRIVDQTLEQGYDSGRTEILAGAVDLFTRFPVAGAGLDGYYGLVGQFAGYQYPHNLVIATLAESGLVGGLLFLGALTVPFWTTVRAGLTATRVFYLAAATLIGVASLFSGDYYDTRFLWFFLFLGAIEASSGRRAAADPQPGRTRRVDDRRRLAARGA; encoded by the coding sequence GTGGCCCTGTACCTGTCACTGCTGGCCGGTCGCTTCAGCCTGGACCGCCTGGGTGACGGGCTGCCGGACTTCGACCTGCGCTGGGGGGCGCTCGGCCTGTGCGGGCTGGGCTATGCGTGGTGGCGGACGCAGCACATGACGTACGGACGTCGGGTCACGGCGTCGCCGGTGGCGGGCTTCACGTGGTTCGTCGGGTGGTCCGGCTGGCTCGCGGTCTCCGCCCTCTGGGCACCTCCGGGGTCGCGGGCCTCCGACGCGGTCGTCGACCTCGTCCTGCTCGTCGCCTTCGCCGCCCTGACGGTGGCCACTGCGCGACGGCTGCCCACCGGGTCGCTCGACGTCGTGTGGACGTGTCTCGTCGTGACGGGAGCCCTGTACCTGGTGGGGGCACTCGTCGCCGGGCCGGGAGCGCAGGGGCGCTACGCCGCCTTCGGTGGAGGCCCCAACGTCTTCGTCCGCGTCATGATCCTGGCCGTCCTCGCTTGTTTCTACCTGGCGATCGTGAAGAAGCGCCGTCTCCTTCTCGTCGCCGTGCCCCCTCTCATCGTCGGCTCACTGCTGGCCGGGTCGAGGGGAGGACTCGTGGCCCTGCTCGCGGTGGCGCTCCTCTTCGGGCGCCGGCTCTGGAGGCAGCTCGGCCGGGGGCTCCGGCACACGTTGGTGTTCCTCGCGGTGCTCGCTCTCGGCGCCGTGGCGGCCTCCGGCCTCCGGCTCTCCTTCGACGGCGTCGTCTACCAGCGCATCGTCGACCAGACCTTGGAGCAGGGCTACGACTCCGGGCGCACCGAGATCCTCGCCGGAGCCGTCGACCTGTTCACCCGATTCCCCGTCGCGGGTGCGGGACTCGACGGCTACTACGGCCTCGTCGGCCAGTTCGCCGGCTACCAGTACCCGCACAACCTCGTCATCGCCACGTTGGCAGAGTCAGGGCTCGTCGGAGGGCTGCTCTTCCTCGGCGCCCTCACCGTGCCCTTCTGGACCACGGTACGAGCCGGCCTGACCGCCACACGGGTGTTCTACCTGGCTGCGGCCACCCTCATCGGCGTCGCCAGCTTGTTCTCCGGCGACTACTACGACACCCGGTTCCTGTGGTTCTTCCTCTTCCTCGGAGCCATCGAGGCGTCCTCCGGGAGACGAGCCGCCGCAGATCCGCAACCGGGCAGGACGCGTCGAGTCGACGACCGCCGACGGCTGGCAGCCCGAGGGGCGTGA